In the Phycisphaerales bacterium genome, ATTCTTTTCGGAAAGCAGACGTTCATAGTCAGATTTTCCTGGCACTTCTACCTGCTTGTGACATTTTGGACAGGTCTCAATATTACCAGCCTCAGCAAGCGGACTCTTCAAACTCGTAGTACATACTGGACACCGAAAAGAAACATATGCTTTAGATAATTTTGATTTACTTCCCGTAATTTTATATTCCATTAGAAACTGCCCTCTTATTTCATCGTGTGACTTCCTAATTTCTCAAACAGTACCTGCTCAAGATTCTACCAGTCACGGGTGAACTCGTAGTGATAGATGTGCCTTTGAGGGACTTGCACAATCTTCAATACTAAAGAACAACCCCTCTGCTTGTTATGCAGAGGGGTTGAGTGTCCTAGCCGGTTCGATCCCCTTCACTCGCTTTGAAGTCGATTCTCAAGCAATGCCTCAATGCGTGGTACGACAGAGGCGAGACCCCCATTTGAATCGAGTTCATGGGTTGCGACCGAATCATAGATCTCAAGACGTTCGCTTCTTACTTGCAGCGCATCGGCATGCAACATCGCATGTGTCATCGGGCGATCCTTACCCTTTTCGATCCTGGCCAACGTTGTTTGCTCATCAGCAATGCAGTGAATGACCAGCGACACCTGTTTCAGTGCTTCCTTGACAACTTCTGGCATCGGAGAAGCGCCTCCCATTGAAACGACGGCATCCTCCTTGAGCAGCGACGGAACAATCTCCGCTTCCGCCTTTCGCCAACGCGCCTCATCCTCTTCATCCCACTCAGATTGACCCGATCCACCGACATGTTCCAGTACCCGATCATCAGCATCGATGCATGGCATATCAAGACACTCTGCAATCCATTCACTAATGGATGTTTTCCCAGACCCTCGGTATCCAATAATCGCAATCGTAGACATCTTGGAACTCCTGAGATCAATTGATTCACCCAATGTACCACCCCAACCCTTCGCTCATCGTGCTCGGCTAAGAAAGTCGACGCACAGCTGAGCGGTTTATGACCGAGTTCAGAGTTCCATCGATTCCATGACGCGTAGCGTTGTGGCTCATACAAAGGCCCCTTGGCTGATGAGGAAAGCCATTAGATACGTGACCCACAGAAAAAATAAACTAGCCATGAGAAGTAGGATGCCGGGTACTTGGGCCGCGACTCGAACCAGCTTCGATATCTGCGCACGGGCCACCCCCGAAGCGCCACATTCAGGACAGGGCTCGGAGCGCCGTTCAATGTGGCAAAGGTTATATCCACAAGAACCGCACAACCCACTGCCTATCTTCCATTTGTCCATGAAGATCCAACGTGTTCCAGTCACCGCCAATAAAGAGCCTGCCACGGCGGACGAGATGACGGGCAACCACAACCAGGAATGGTTCATTTTGTTCGCCACCAAAATCCACACCACAACTGCGACCAGACCTGGCCAGAACGACGCATGCACGAGCGGGTCTTTCAGCCGACGTCGAACTTCACGCCAAATAGTAGGACTGATCATTGAACCGTTTCCTCCGTTGCATGCGGGGCCGGACATCTTTTCATTATATGTGGACAAACAACAACCACCACACTAAAGACAAGGTCAACGAATGTTTCTCTCCAGTATTTCTTTCTGAAATTGGGGATACCAATCAGTCAGCTCTGGCGCATCTTTGTTCCAGACTTTGCGCCAACGACGCATAACAAAGAACACACCTGATGCTTGTGGATAAGAAAACCTTCGTGTCATGGTGTCTTTTATGAATTCTCCGAAGAGCCTTCTTCGCAGCATCCACTTATATCTTCTAGTCCACTGATTTGGCTGCGACGCATTTTTCTTTAAGAAGACAAGCATATTTAACAGTTGAAATACGATTACTGTTTTTCTCTTAATGCGACCTCCCGCAGCTTCGAAGTGGTGTACGGTTGCATTATTAGAATTTAATAGAAGTCCATGTTTAGCGTATCGATAGCTCGCATCAAGATCTTCGAAGGCCGCGTAATAACGCAGCATTGGTTCAAAAGGCTCTTTGATTGCGATCTCTTTTCGTACAGTCATTGCAAAACCATGCAAAAACGGCGCTGGCGTTACACCAAAACCTTTGAGCTCTTGTGGGATATCTCTTGCCCTTGGCTCATCATACATAATGAATAAATCGCCCATACTATGAAACAGAACTTTATTCATAAACCATCGACCAAAAAACGACTTCCGAAATTTACTTACAAGATACGTTTGAATATTTCTACTTTGGCCAACTTGGTTTTTGCTCGCAATGTTTGAACTGTCTTGCGCCGTTGGATCTTGTGATATATGCTTTCCCGCTATGCCTGCTACTTTTTTTTCATGATCTGCATCATAAATACTCATAATTTTTTCGGCACAGTCATGATGCATATATGCATCATCATCAAAGAAAAAAATGACGTCCTGCGTGCAATTGTCAGTACCTAAATTTCTTTGTGTGGTTGACGAGCGAATGTTGCATGGGACATAGCGCAGCTCAATAGACAATGAGTCTGGAATCAATTCCTGTATTTTTTGACAAGTTGATTCCCAATCATCACTTGCATCTACAATTACAATTTGCCCTGGAGGGCGTGTTTGTTGAACAGCTTGTCTAACTGACTTAACTAATACATCAGGTCTATTTAATGTTGGAATACAAAGACACCAACTGTTCATATCGAATTTCTCTGTTTGCATTGTGCCAAGGCCATATCTAGATATTTGGAATACCTGTCGGGTATCGACTTTCTTAAACTTGGGTCATGAAATTTCAGCAGCAGCCACGGCGCCGGACCTATGAGGGCAAGCCTGCTTGGCAACTGGACTATGTGAGACTTCATTCGTGCTGCTACGTCATGATTATCGCCGTACCAGCTCTTGTGATGGACGCAATTCTGCTGAGCGGTTTTCCTTGGCCCCGGTCTCGATCCCGATTGTTTGATTGAATATTGAATGGTAACTAGCGGAGCACTTTGTTAACATTAGTTCGCTCTATGAATTTAAAATCACGCTACAACTGCATTAAGATCTCACGAGCCTTACAAGATAGTCTGTTGTGCATACTTGTCATAGCCTGTTTGTCAGGTTGCACAAGAAAACCATTGCACATTGCTCCGGAACTTTCAGAACGAGCACGTGATCTTTGTTTACATGTTGTGAGTTCTGACGGCGTCACCAGTACAGCAACATTATTGAATAAGAACATCGCCATCACCACACAACATGCCATTGAATGGTCAGGTGAACAGACAAAACTTTCAAGTTATTTTCGAGGCGGCATTTTTACACCAACGATCCTTGCGATAGGTCCACCACTCCACTTCAGAGCCCTGTATGACGACGTCTATAGCGACCAGAAGACCATCTACGAGAATACGGAAAATGACTGGGCCATACTTGAACTTCCGCCCACCGACCGTTTTAAATACAGAAACAAGCCGAGCAGGCCTGCAAAGATTGGCCAAGCAAGTGCTGGAGACATCATTTTCATCGGTGGCATTGTTGTTCCAGATTCAATCGATTACACCAAACCGATTCCTGGTACCCCTGAAGAATTCTGGAAAGATGCATTCCGTCTGAGCCAAGGAAAAATTACTTCCATCAATGGAGTCGTATTAACATTCCAACATATTGCCGGAGATGAGATCATTGGTGGAATGTCTGGCGGACCCATTATGAAACTGAGTTCCGATGGAAGCGATCTGATTCTCGTCGGCATCATGGTTGCAACCCATACGAAAACTCTTATTTTCAAAAACCAGCTTGGTCGGGTTATACCAGACTTGCAAGATATTCTGGATTAAAGATCGCTCATCGAAAAGGAACCACAAAAAAGTGTAAGAGTGATCTCATTGCACAGGCACTTCACCATCCACTTTGTTTGTTTTCGAGCCGTCTTCAGAAACCGCTGGCTGGAATGATTCATGTTCGAGAATGAACTTACGGCGCTGCTCAGAGAGAGTCTTCAGTGATTGATTAGGGCCATCAAGACTTGCCTCAAATGAGTTGCGCCCATCAAGGAATGGATCCTTATCAACATCTGCTGCAAGAAGCGCTCTCCAGAGGTTAACTCTAAGACTGAGCTTCTCCCAGTTGAGCTCCTCTGTTGCGAGCAGCTTGACTCGTTGAAGATAAAGATCGCGCCATTCTTTGACTGCAAGTATTCGTGCAATCACCGGCCGAATTGCAACATCATTCTGGAATGCCAATGGGGCCTGCGTCATACTGTCGCCGCCACGACCACCACGACCACCACGGCCGCCACGGCCGCCACGGCCGCCACGACCACCACGGCCGCCACGACCACCTATCTGACCGCGCTGTTCTCTCATTTTCTCATGAAAGGCTTGCCGCTCGGTCTCATTGAGTTCACCATCACCATCCTTATCAAATTGTTTGATGATCTCTTGCTCGTTTGTTGGGCCGCCCATACCCCCTGGGGGAAAACCTTCCGGGGGACCACCTTGGCCACCAGGACCACCACGGCCACCAGGACCACCTTGGCCGCCAGGACCACCTTGGCCACCAGGACCACCTTGGCCGCCAGGACCGCCACGGCCGCCACGACCATGTCCACCACCAAATGTCTCGTTGTTGTCATAGTGGACGAGGTGAAACAGGTCATCCTTATCCTTATAGATGTAGTAGTCACTGCCTCGACTGTAATAGCCGTCTGAATCCATAAAGACATTGTCAATCGCCAGGAACCAAATCACCGCGTCGACGTCAAGGTACAGCGGCAAAACTGTCTTAAGTTCTTCATCCGGGGTTTCACGAAGCACCCAACAGAGCTCCACGAGCTTTTCCCAGTCTGCATCATCTGCAGATCCGGTCTTCAATTCATATCCATCCTTGTATAACTCGATGTCATCGCCCAGATAGCGCAATGCACCATCACCCGAGAAGTCAGGAGGAACCTTCCAGCGAATGCCTTTCTTGCTCCCCCATTGCTCCTTCGTGAACTCCTTATTGATCTGCTGCACATTGCTATAGATGCCAAGATAGGTTCCATTAACAACGACTTTTACAAAGTTGGCCTTTGGTGCTGGAATATAGTCTCCAGCGATATTCGAGAAGAGCACTTCTCTCATCAAAGTCGGATCACCGTTGGCGTTCAGTAGATTAAGCGTTTTGTATCCCTTGAGGCGAAGATCATCTTTGTATGCGTCAACTGAGATGCCGAACGACTTCTTTTCTGGTGCATCAAATGAAGTATTGCCACGATAAGAGATACCAACTTCACCGATTGTTTGGCCGTCGAGCATAAGTTTTCCGGGCACTTCAGCATCTGTCCCGTGAAACTCAACCAGCTCATCATGCCAGTCAGAATTTGGAAATTCAATAAACAGAGTGTGCAGAGCATCGATGTCGTAGAGACCCTTGTCTTTGAAGTGCAACACATCATCATTGGTTACTTTGATTTGATTAGGATCGTCCTGTGGACGAATACGATTCTCCTCTTGTTGATGCATGTCAGGCCGCGCTCGTCTTGTCCGTCGCTCCATACCAGATAGCGCCTCGCGCGCCAGCTTGCGTTCCTCTACATCAAGTCTGCCGTTCTTGTCAGCATCAAACTGATCATGGATGGGAATGTCTTGAAACCGGGGCCCATCAGGTCCCCCCTGCCCCAGAGCAATTGAGCTCATCCCCAGGCAAAAAACCACGATGATAAGTTTCTCGTAATCAAACTTCTTCGTTTGCATTTTTGTGGCTATCCCAATTTATGAGGTTACTGATCAGTTCTTAACTCATTGTCACATCTTAGAACCAGGGGACAAATCTATGACAAAAGACCGTAACAATAAGCCAGATGGCTCAAGTTGTCACAGATCGGACTCTAACCACCTCTCTCCAAGGTATGTCACTTAATGGACACCTTCATAAGCTGAGTTGGACAAAGAAACCAAGTGTCAGCCAACGTGTAAAAGATAACACAGACTAATTCTGATAAGACAGTGAATAGACGTCTCACCACTGCTCTCTCTTTTTAAATAGAGAGCAGTGGCCTGTTCATTAAGATTCCAAAAAACAACGACAACTCGTTCAATCACAACAGCATTTTAAAGGTCGGCTTAGACACAACTCAGACAGAATGGCGGGTTCCGAAGACACCTCTCTTTCTTATGTACCAACCAGCAAAAATGAGCTATTTGTGTGTCCAACAAACAGCCATGAACTGCCAATAAAACTGCAAATCATTGCAAACAATGTGCTTAGATCATTTTGATCATCTCCCCATCTTAGCGACAATTATCAAACCTCAGTACACTAGTAATTTGAAGTAATCGACCTCATTTCAAATCACAATTTTGGATAAAAAAGAAAGAAGAGACATGCTCGAAAAAAGAACACAGAAGCTAATCGCAGTATCCGCAGTAGCTCTTATTGCTGGAATCTCACTGGCACTTACAGCACCCGCAAGCACAACCACAACGCTGCGGGATGCCGCGATTCAGAGCGAACCATCAACACCAAACGAGGCAATCAAGGCCTTGATGGATGGCAATAAGCGATACTTAGAAAATCGGTCGAAATCCGAGAATCCTCCATCAGCTCGACCTGCTCTTGCAGCTGGGCAAGCGCCTTTCGCCGCTATTGTTCGTTGTGCTGACTCTCGGGTTGCTCCAGAAATCGTATTCGACCAACCACTTGGCGCCCTTTTCGTGAACGGTGTCGCGGGCAACATCATCACCCCAGAAATCGTTGCTAGCTTCGAGTTTTCGGTCGCTGTCCTGGGTTCGAAGTTGATCGTAATCATGGGCCACTCAAGTTGTGGCGCCGTTCAGACCGCAATCACCATGCGTAATAAGACGGACCAGCTTCCAGGTTCGCTCCCCATGCTCATCGACCAGATTATCGTTCCCTGTACACTCGATGCGAATCCGGATGATCTGGCGGCCTATGAAGAAAAGGCAATCATCTGCAACGCCAACAAGGGCATCCAACAGCTGATCGCTCGCTCCCCCGTCCTCGCAGCAGCAGTCGAGAAGGGTGACCTCAAGATCATCGCTGGCGTCCAAGACCTTAAAACAGGAACATTTACCGTCACCAAGAAGTAATGCCATCGCCATAACATAGATTGCACTATGCAATGATTTTGAGACGGTTCTAAGTGGATTAGCCGCCCGCCAAGAAGGCAACGGGCGCTATTCACTTAGGACCGTTCTCTTTAGAGCATGTACCCACAGGAAAAGGGCAATCACGTTGTATTTGTTTTACAAACAAATACACACTTTGGCCGTCGGTTCAGTTCTTGCTATCAGTACCGCTAATATGGCTACAACAGTGATGAGGCCTATAGTTCTCGGAACTGATACCAAACCTAATATATTGTTTGGGCAATACCACTCAATCGTCTGGTAGACTTCCTGCAATGAATCCTCGACTCACTACCCTTATTCTCCTGGCCGCCATCGCCCTTCAAGGGATTTTTGGTGGCCTTAAAGACAGTGCGCTGATCTGTCTTGGGGGCGGCCATGAACATGACACATCACAAATTGTCGAGCGATGTGAAACAGTTTGTTCAGGGCATTCTGACGAGTCACATCATGCTCACCACTCGCATCATGTCCACCACTCACATCACACTGAGTGGCCTGAACCTACATCGACAGATGATGATCAGAGCAATGGCTGCTGCACTGACCTCGAACTACCACTGATCGTATTGCTTACGCATCAGCGAACCCAAGCGAAACCTATCGTAGACTTACCACCACTTCCTGCGATCATTGCACTAAGGCAAGATCCAGTCGAGGCCTTCTATCAGAACGAGCATGCATCAATCTTCAAAGAAGATCCTGGTGGTCTAAAACGCATCACTCGTATTAAAACGACGCGACTAATCATCTAAACAGAGACATAGGACAACTGTCTAATCTCATGGCAACTGCCATGTGGGTGCTATGTTTTTGTAATTTTGACAAGAGAGACTTGTCTTGAGTCGTTTGCTCTATTCGATATTGTCGCGTTTTTGGTGTCTATCAATACACCTGCTGTTTGCATTCGCTCTATTAATTGGCTGCCAGTCATATGAGCGCGTGCCTATCGATCTTGATGCATATGAAGAACGATTCAACGCGAGACTGTTTGATGTTGAACCCATCTCTGAATTCACGAAGCAACTCCGTGATTCTGGTTCAGATGTACCAGCACAATTTGATTTGAATGACGGCATCTCCTGTGCGGAAGCTGAAGTGCTCGCCCTTTTCTATAACTCCGATCTTCGTATCGCTCGCCTTGAAGCGGGTGTGGCACTGGCAACGCGAGAAACAGCTGGCCTTTGGGAAGACCCGGTTTTCGGTTTTGACGGTGCCAAAGTGTTTTCTCCCACTTCGATTCTCGAATATGGCTTCATGCTTGGCCTGACCATACCTCTCTCGGGAAGACTCGGCGTCGAAAAAGACCTCGCCAGTGCCGCATATGAAGCCGAGCTACATACCATTGCTGATCTTGAGTGGCGGACGCGTGCGAATGTGCGTCGCCACTGGTCGATGTGGACAGCATCTCAAGCGCAGTCTGAATTGCTCATGGAGACCATCGAAGAACTTGAGCGAATTGATGCCATTGCTGATCATCTTGAATCGAGTGGTGAACTAAATCGAGTTCAGCGGCGCCTTATTCGCATACAAGTTGCAGATATGTATGTACAGGCTAGCGCACTTGATCTGAAAATTGTTGAATCTGAAATAGCACTTCTTCAGTTAATTGGACTTCCGACTGGAGCATTGGTGTTTATGACGCCGGGTTTTCCTCAAATGACAACACCTGAAGTCGATGATGTCACTGCAAGATTAATTAGTTCTAATACAACACTGGCGATGTACTTTGCTCGGTATCAAACAGCTGAAAATACACTTCGTCTTGAAATTACAAAGCAGTTCCCAGACATCGTCATTGGGTCTGGGTATGGAACTCAATTTAACGATCAGCGAGTTATGTTTGGCCTCTCAGTACCACTACCTATACTCAATGCCAATCGCGCCCCCATTGCCAGGGCGCATGCTGAAAGAGAAGTTGCCCGTGCAGCGGCAGAAGTAACATTCTCAGAGATTACTCGGCAACTGGCTGCCGCCGAATATTCACTGAACATTAAACGCAAGCAAAGAGATCGCTATGGGGAAGAAGTTATTCCGCTATTAGCGGCACAAGCTCAGGACATTCAGCGTATTGCTGCACTTGGAGAGTTGGATATATTCGTCTTACTTGAGACAGTCAATAGAACATTGC is a window encoding:
- a CDS encoding CotH kinase family protein is translated as MQTKKFDYEKLIIVVFCLGMSSIALGQGGPDGPRFQDIPIHDQFDADKNGRLDVEERKLAREALSGMERRTRRARPDMHQQEENRIRPQDDPNQIKVTNDDVLHFKDKGLYDIDALHTLFIEFPNSDWHDELVEFHGTDAEVPGKLMLDGQTIGEVGISYRGNTSFDAPEKKSFGISVDAYKDDLRLKGYKTLNLLNANGDPTLMREVLFSNIAGDYIPAPKANFVKVVVNGTYLGIYSNVQQINKEFTKEQWGSKKGIRWKVPPDFSGDGALRYLGDDIELYKDGYELKTGSADDADWEKLVELCWVLRETPDEELKTVLPLYLDVDAVIWFLAIDNVFMDSDGYYSRGSDYYIYKDKDDLFHLVHYDNNETFGGGHGRGGRGGPGGQGGPGGQGGPGGQGGPGGRGGPGGQGGPPEGFPPGGMGGPTNEQEIIKQFDKDGDGELNETERQAFHEKMREQRGQIGGRGGRGGRGGRGGRGGRGGRGGRGGDSMTQAPLAFQNDVAIRPVIARILAVKEWRDLYLQRVKLLATEELNWEKLSLRVNLWRALLAADVDKDPFLDGRNSFEASLDGPNQSLKTLSEQRRKFILEHESFQPAVSEDGSKTNKVDGEVPVQ
- a CDS encoding glycosyltransferase; the encoded protein is MNSWCLCIPTLNRPDVLVKSVRQAVQQTRPPGQIVIVDASDDWESTCQKIQELIPDSLSIELRYVPCNIRSSTTQRNLGTDNCTQDVIFFFDDDAYMHHDCAEKIMSIYDADHEKKVAGIAGKHISQDPTAQDSSNIASKNQVGQSRNIQTYLVSKFRKSFFGRWFMNKVLFHSMGDLFIMYDEPRARDIPQELKGFGVTPAPFLHGFAMTVRKEIAIKEPFEPMLRYYAAFEDLDASYRYAKHGLLLNSNNATVHHFEAAGGRIKRKTVIVFQLLNMLVFLKKNASQPNQWTRRYKWMLRRRLFGEFIKDTMTRRFSYPQASGVFFVMRRWRKVWNKDAPELTDWYPQFQKEILERNIR
- a CDS encoding carbonic anhydrase — encoded protein: MLEKRTQKLIAVSAVALIAGISLALTAPASTTTTLRDAAIQSEPSTPNEAIKALMDGNKRYLENRSKSENPPSARPALAAGQAPFAAIVRCADSRVAPEIVFDQPLGALFVNGVAGNIITPEIVASFEFSVAVLGSKLIVIMGHSSCGAVQTAITMRNKTDQLPGSLPMLIDQIIVPCTLDANPDDLAAYEEKAIICNANKGIQQLIARSPVLAAAVEKGDLKIIAGVQDLKTGTFTVTKK
- a CDS encoding shikimate kinase, which gives rise to MSTIAIIGYRGSGKTSISEWIAECLDMPCIDADDRVLEHVGGSGQSEWDEEDEARWRKAEAEIVPSLLKEDAVVSMGGASPMPEVVKEALKQVSLVIHCIADEQTTLARIEKGKDRPMTHAMLHADALQVRSERLEIYDSVATHELDSNGGLASVVPRIEALLENRLQSE
- a CDS encoding TolC family protein, producing the protein MSRLLYSILSRFWCLSIHLLFAFALLIGCQSYERVPIDLDAYEERFNARLFDVEPISEFTKQLRDSGSDVPAQFDLNDGISCAEAEVLALFYNSDLRIARLEAGVALATRETAGLWEDPVFGFDGAKVFSPTSILEYGFMLGLTIPLSGRLGVEKDLASAAYEAELHTIADLEWRTRANVRRHWSMWTASQAQSELLMETIEELERIDAIADHLESSGELNRVQRRLIRIQVADMYVQASALDLKIVESEIALLQLIGLPTGALVFMTPGFPQMTTPEVDDVTARLISSNTTLAMYFARYQTAENTLRLEITKQFPDIVIGSGYGTQFNDQRVMFGLSVPLPILNANRAPIARAHAEREVARAAAEVTFSEITRQLAAAEYSLNIKRKQRDRYGEEVIPLLAAQAQDIQRIAALGELDIFVLLETVNRTLRTKQELIRLQAEQLDAAITVVQILGPNNEFDHNTTGPRTLAPGDNP